The genomic DNA CCTCTGGATTTTTAACAATCGAACTACTGTTTAACCCACGGATTTTCCCATGTCTCTCGTCGCTCGTTGCATCGCTCCAAAGAGCAATAGCTTGCCAATAAAATTACTCATCATTTCTTTTGATAAAACAGCGGCGAGAACGCGTTTATCTCTCACAAAAATCGTTATTCTGGACGTCGAGTCAAATTTTTGTTGTGCTCGCTTCTAAGTAGATGAGCATAACACAGGTATCAACCCTGGTGTACGTCGAAGAAAGGGATTAGGGGGGAGGtcttgaagaaaaatgaactgaGCGATGAGATTCCCTTCCCACTCCCCGAGTGTCTCCCTAAGTACTTCCGACAGTTTTGTGCTAGTCAACCGATTTGTTTGGGCACGTCCATATTGCGCTGTCCACAGGTCGCGTGATTTAATTACAATTTGCGTTTCGTCCCCCACTGTGTCATGGCACGCCTGAACTTTATTGTGGATTATTTGCTCTCCCACGAATAGTTTTGATGTTTACACGCTGACAGCGAGAGTAACGTGTGCAAAATGGCGGATATTGAATTAAATCTACGTGACCTTTGCTTCACTTTCGGATCATTGGTAACATTTGTCTGGCTGCTATACTGGTGCGGAACATATCGGTTTTCTGTTCTTAAAAATCTTGGTATACCTGGACCTGAGCCATGGCCATTCTTGGGAAGTATTCTCGAAGTGCACAAGTTTGGTGGTCTGCATGTCATGTTGTTAGAGAACATGAAGCGCTACGGAAAGATCTTTGCGGTGTGTTTGGGTCGATCGCCCACAATTGTTATCACTGAGCCAGAGgtcttaaaaacaattttagtaAAGGAATTTACCAGTTTCAGGAATCGATCGGACGAGGTTAAACCTCCTCCTCCTCTTAACTGTGGCCTTTTGGCAGCCAGGGACGATCAGTGGAAGCGAATTCGAAGCATTTTGTCACCATCGTACACAACTGGTAAAATGAAACAGATGATTCCACTTATGGACGATGCAGTGAATGTACTGATGATGAAGTTAGATGAAGTAGCTGACGCAGGTATGCAGTAAAGTATATCTAACAACTTTGAAAATCCCTTCGTTGTTTGACCAAATTGCGTGACAAAGACAGAGTTACTTTGTGACTTCTACACGGGAATAATAATTTACATACGAAAGCAAACGGACCAAACGGGGTAAGAATTCCTAttaaaaggaagacaaaaaaatttgagcaaATTTAATCAATTTCTCTGAAGAATACTTTTCTCGGTTAATATTTGACGATAAACTTTCTGCACTTTTCCTTTTCGATTGTTTGTTTCTATGCATTTTAGTGTTTTGTTCTTTTGGTTAATTTATGTCAAGTACACTTTTTACCATAACAAAAACCTCTTTTATTTCACTTAATAAATGCATAGCTTATTATTAGTTTAGTCAACTTTGTGCGCTTAAAGTTGAAATTATTGGAAACGATTTCGCTTCGATTAAGATTAAGGACATGGACAACTTTTGATTGCGGGAATTCTGTTAAGCTTTAACTGTTGTTGCTGTCTTGTTTTAGAAAAAAGTGTAGAAGTAGTGGAGTTGTTCAGCAAGTTAACTCTTGATGTCATCTTGTTAACTGCTTTTGGAATCAAAACTGACATTCAGACAGATCCACAGAACTCAGTGACAAAAGAGGCACGAAAGTTGTTCCGTAGGTTGTGGCTGACGCCTTATCTATCGATATTCCCCTGTAGTTCTTTACTGAGGCGAATAATAGCGTTTTTTCGGCAAGGTTTAGCGTTCTTCGTGGGCGCGGCAAAAGAGATTTTcgaagagaggaaaaaatatgCTACTGAGGGACGAAATGATCTGATACAGCTCCTGCTAACCGCTCACGATGAACCTGCAGCTCAGGGTGTCAGCAAACTGTCCGATGAAGAGGTGATAGCTCAGTTGATTACGTTTTTATTGGCGGGTTATCAAACTTCCAGCAGCACACTGGCATTCACTGCATATCACCTCGCTATGGATTCTGATGTCCAAGAAAGACTAAGGTGTGAGGTAGAGATTGCCATTCAAACTTACCACGATTTGCCTTTGTACGATCTCGTCCACGAAATTGAGTATCTCGATTGCGTCATGAACGAATCTATGCGGCTTTGCCCACCCCTTCACATCTTTAATCGGAAATGCGAAGAAACATGCACAATAAGTCCAGGCCTCACAATACCCGCCGGTATGGATGTTACCATACCGGTTTACGCGCTTCACCACGATCCCGAAGCGTGGCCCGATCCCAAAGTATATGACCCGGAGAGGTTCCGGGGACCCGCCAAGGAAGCGCGTCACCCGTTCCAATTCCTTCCGTTTGGCGCCGGTCCAAGGAACTGTATTGGAATGAAATATGCCATGATGGAAATCAAAGTCGCCTTGGTCAGGATTTTGAGGAAGTTTAAGTTTGTTCGAGCACCTGATACACAGGTACCGTTAATATTACATTCGGGCGT from Pocillopora verrucosa isolate sample1 chromosome 10, ASM3666991v2, whole genome shotgun sequence includes the following:
- the LOC131782156 gene encoding cytochrome P450 3A2-like translates to MADIELNLRDLCFTFGSLVTFVWLLYWCGTYRFSVLKNLGIPGPEPWPFLGSILEVHKFGGLHVMLLENMKRYGKIFAVCLGRSPTIVITEPEVLKTILVKEFTSFRNRSDEVKPPPPLNCGLLAARDDQWKRIRSILSPSYTTGKMKQMIPLMDDAVNVLMMKLDEVADAEKSVEVVELFSKLTLDVILLTAFGIKTDIQTDPQNSVTKEARKLFRRLWLTPYLSIFPCSSLLRRIIAFFRQGLAFFVGAAKEIFEERKKYATEGRNDLIQLLLTAHDEPAAQGVSKLSDEEVIAQLITFLLAGYQTSSSTLAFTAYHLAMDSDVQERLRCEVEIAIQTYHDLPLYDLVHEIEYLDCVMNESMRLCPPLHIFNRKCEETCTISPGLTIPAGMDVTIPVYALHHDPEAWPDPKVYDPERFRGPAKEARHPFQFLPFGAGPRNCIGMKYAMMEIKVALVRILRKFKFVRAPDTQVPLILHSGVTLGPRDGIHLRVKRVKSLI